Proteins encoded by one window of Lutibacter sp. A64:
- a CDS encoding YgiQ family radical SAM protein: MMNKLSDWLPTTNKEVKLRGWEELDVILFSGDAYVDHPAFGHAVVGRILESYGLRVAIVPQPSVHDNLQDFTKLGTPKMFFAVTGGCMDPMVSNYTASKRKRDKDAYTPNGDKGFRPDYATTVYSNILKEKFPDVPVLIGGIEASLRRVTHYDYWSDTLKPTILEESKADLLVYGMGEQPLREIVNLLQKGVPFSSLTTIKQTAFLLDKDEEIPKNKNWKDIFIHSHEVCLKDKKLFASNFKVIEQESNKLFANRIFQDVGNSRLIINPPYETMTEAEIDTSFDLPFTRLPHPKYNKRGTIPAFEMIKFSINIHRGCFGGCSFCTISAHQGKFIASRSQESILKEVDQVANMPDFKGYLSDIGGPSANMYKMKGKVQEICDRCVAPSCISPVICHNLDTSHKPLTELYQAVDKHPKVKKSFIGSGIRHDMLVPEFNKKADPKELDAYTEEVMTKHVSGRLKVAPEHSSDPVLKLMRKPSFKYFHMFKERFDKINIRKKLNLQLIPYFISNHPACEVEDMANLAAETKDMGFQLEQVQGFTPTPMTVATVIYYSGYHPYTLKPTRTPKSKHEKEEQHRFFFWYKRENQAWIRKTLLKVGRQDLLQKLLPTTNSWRKNKSEKVKDTFNDAVPFNSKRKKKFKKRKKR; this comes from the coding sequence ATGATGAACAAACTTTCAGATTGGTTGCCTACTACTAATAAAGAGGTGAAACTTAGAGGCTGGGAAGAATTAGATGTAATTCTTTTTAGTGGAGATGCTTATGTAGATCATCCAGCATTTGGACATGCAGTTGTTGGTAGAATTTTAGAAAGTTATGGATTGCGAGTGGCAATTGTTCCACAACCTAGCGTGCATGATAACCTACAAGACTTTACAAAATTAGGAACTCCAAAAATGTTTTTTGCTGTAACTGGTGGTTGTATGGATCCAATGGTGAGTAATTATACAGCTAGTAAAAGAAAACGAGATAAAGATGCATATACTCCAAATGGAGATAAAGGATTTAGGCCAGATTATGCAACTACTGTTTACAGTAATATTTTAAAAGAAAAATTTCCCGATGTACCTGTTTTAATTGGTGGTATTGAAGCATCATTAAGAAGAGTTACGCATTACGATTACTGGAGTGATACATTAAAACCTACGATTTTAGAAGAATCTAAAGCCGACTTATTGGTGTATGGAATGGGAGAACAGCCCTTACGTGAAATTGTAAATTTATTACAAAAAGGAGTTCCGTTTTCTAGTTTAACTACTATTAAACAAACAGCATTTTTATTAGATAAGGATGAAGAAATTCCAAAAAACAAAAACTGGAAAGACATTTTTATTCATTCACACGAAGTTTGTTTGAAGGATAAAAAACTATTTGCATCAAATTTTAAAGTAATTGAGCAAGAATCTAATAAGTTATTTGCAAATAGAATTTTTCAAGATGTTGGAAATTCTAGGCTAATTATAAATCCGCCATACGAGACAATGACAGAAGCAGAAATAGACACTTCTTTTGATTTGCCTTTTACGCGACTTCCACATCCAAAATATAATAAGCGAGGTACTATACCTGCATTTGAAATGATTAAATTCTCTATAAACATACATAGAGGTTGTTTTGGAGGTTGTAGTTTTTGTACAATTTCTGCACATCAAGGAAAATTTATAGCAAGTAGAAGTCAAGAGTCTATTTTAAAAGAAGTAGATCAAGTAGCTAATATGCCCGATTTTAAAGGCTATTTATCTGATATTGGAGGACCTTCAGCAAATATGTATAAGATGAAAGGAAAGGTTCAAGAAATTTGCGATAGATGTGTTGCTCCTTCTTGTATTTCACCTGTAATTTGTCATAATTTAGATACTTCGCATAAGCCTTTAACAGAATTGTATCAAGCAGTTGATAAACATCCAAAGGTTAAAAAATCTTTTATTGGAAGTGGTATTAGACACGATATGTTGGTACCAGAATTTAATAAAAAAGCTGACCCAAAAGAACTTGATGCTTATACTGAAGAAGTAATGACAAAGCACGTTTCTGGGAGGTTAAAAGTTGCACCAGAGCATTCATCAGATCCAGTTTTAAAATTAATGAGAAAACCTTCATTTAAATATTTTCATATGTTTAAAGAGCGTTTCGATAAAATTAACATTCGTAAAAAATTAAATTTACAATTAATTCCTTATTTTATTTCAAATCACCCAGCTTGTGAAGTTGAAGATATGGCAAATTTAGCTGCCGAAACTAAAGATATGGGGTTTCAATTAGAGCAAGTACAAGGGTTTACACCAACACCTATGACAGTAGCTACTGTTATTTATTATAGCGGTTACCACCCATATACGTTAAAACCTACAAGAACGCCTAAATCTAAGCACGAAAAAGAAGAACAACATCGTTTTTTCTTCTGGTATAAGAGAGAAAATCAAGCTTGGATTAGAAAAACACTTTTAAAAGTAGGAAGACAAGATTTGTTACAAAAATTGCTTCCAACAACTAATTCTTGGAGAAAAAATAAATCTGAAAAAGTTAAAGATACTTTTAATGACGCAGTACCATTTAATTCAAAAAGAAAAAAGAAATTTAAAAAAAGAAAAAAAAGATAG
- a CDS encoding mechanosensitive ion channel family protein, translating into MKKIVLFFLLLSSTLIAQNKVKVDLSNPNSTIYTHLYFLQTDSYEPEKAAQTIYGFEGDEAEEIAIKLKKILDGKGLKVDFSKVPKDNSYSDSTGYKVGYRYVLFPYRMPDVYVEKIGDSWYYSPDVSNNIDVLYNNIYPWYTEKLQQVVPEFGKEKVFNIELWKYFGLLILSVICLGVFYVLRRIIYFILQKIQYWLVKKSNDKIKLALKKLTRPIVLLILIWFIKAELPSLALPLDLNTFIFLALNIMVTVFWIYVFLKLVKVVMDIYADYAESTHGKLDDQLVPILYNFLKGLVLFLGFLKLLTLFGVEPVTVIAGASIGGIAVALASQDTVKNFIGTIMIFVDKPFHIGDWIEAGIVAGTVESVGFRSTTVRAADTSVYQIPNSTLSEMVVNNKGLRAYRRYTTTLGLRYDTPPELIDAFVKGVRKIIELHPATRDDAFNVEFSGFGDSALEILLNVYFVQLGWNEEQASKHSLHIAILKLAAEIGVDFAFPSTTVMIEQFPEKKNIAIDYNIEESRIQNIIDGIKKE; encoded by the coding sequence ATGAAAAAAATAGTTTTATTTTTTTTATTACTTTCTTCAACACTTATTGCTCAAAATAAGGTAAAAGTTGATTTAAGTAATCCAAATTCAACAATTTATACACATTTGTATTTTTTACAGACAGACTCTTATGAGCCTGAAAAAGCAGCTCAAACAATTTATGGTTTTGAAGGTGATGAAGCTGAAGAAATAGCTATTAAATTAAAGAAAATATTGGACGGAAAAGGATTAAAAGTAGACTTTTCTAAAGTTCCAAAAGATAATTCATATTCAGATTCAACAGGATATAAAGTAGGGTATAGGTATGTACTATTTCCTTATAGAATGCCAGATGTTTATGTTGAAAAAATTGGTGATAGTTGGTATTATTCACCAGATGTTTCAAATAATATAGATGTACTGTATAACAATATTTATCCTTGGTATACTGAAAAGTTACAACAAGTTGTTCCAGAATTTGGTAAAGAAAAAGTCTTTAACATAGAATTATGGAAATATTTTGGCTTGTTAATTTTATCAGTTATCTGTCTTGGGGTATTTTATGTTTTAAGAAGAATAATTTATTTTATTTTACAAAAGATTCAATATTGGCTCGTTAAAAAGTCTAATGATAAAATTAAATTAGCATTAAAAAAATTAACTAGACCAATTGTATTATTAATCTTAATTTGGTTTATAAAAGCCGAACTACCTTCATTAGCACTTCCATTAGATTTAAACACATTTATATTTTTGGCTTTAAATATTATGGTTACTGTTTTTTGGATTTATGTATTCTTAAAACTAGTAAAGGTAGTTATGGATATTTATGCTGACTATGCAGAATCTACACACGGTAAATTGGATGACCAACTAGTGCCAATTTTATATAATTTTTTAAAAGGATTGGTACTGTTTCTTGGGTTTCTAAAACTCCTTACTCTTTTTGGGGTTGAACCTGTTACGGTTATTGCAGGGGCTTCAATTGGTGGTATTGCGGTTGCTTTGGCTTCTCAAGATACAGTCAAGAATTTTATTGGTACAATAATGATTTTTGTAGATAAACCATTTCATATTGGAGATTGGATAGAAGCAGGTATTGTAGCAGGTACAGTTGAATCTGTTGGGTTTAGATCTACTACGGTTAGAGCTGCAGATACTTCAGTATATCAAATACCAAACAGTACGTTGTCTGAAATGGTTGTAAATAATAAAGGACTTAGGGCGTATAGAAGGTATACAACCACTTTAGGGTTACGTTATGATACACCTCCAGAACTTATAGATGCTTTTGTAAAAGGTGTGCGTAAAATTATTGAATTACATCCAGCTACACGAGATGATGCCTTTAATGTTGAATTCTCTGGTTTTGGAGATTCTGCATTAGAAATACTTTTAAATGTATACTTTGTTCAATTAGGTTGGAATGAAGAGCAAGCATCTAAACATAGTCTACACATTGCAATTTTAAAATTAGCAGCAGAAATAGGAGTTGATTTTGCATTCCCATCTACAACGGTAATGATTGAGCAATTTCCAGAAAAGAAAAATATTGCTATAGATTATAATATTGAAGAAAGTAGAATTCAAAATATAATTGATGGTATAAAAAAAGAATAA
- a CDS encoding PorP/SprF family type IX secretion system membrane protein: MKNIFKQLVFVSAFLIILKSNAQQDPLYTQYYNNFSLINPAYSGSHGLFTATANIRSQWAGEAGSPETQTLSIHGATDKNVGLGLSIVNDKVFVLKETDIYADFSYSIYPNENSTLAFGLKAGGSFLDVNLLELGIENDNLFSENINEFNPNMGAGVFYYTDRFFASLSTVNILKSKHYDKSSTVVSSASDEMIFYISSGYVFDLGDSFKLRPSFMLRAVNDSPLSTDISASILWLDKLEFGISHRIDESVSGLFQLRLTDNLKVGYTYDAITNNLSNYNNGSHEFSIILNLNKNKRNDHKRQPPLYWMKKQHSEDILELKNPEKEN, from the coding sequence ATGAAAAATATATTTAAACAATTAGTATTTGTAAGTGCTTTTTTAATCATTTTAAAAAGTAATGCACAACAAGACCCATTATACACACAATATTATAACAACTTTAGCTTAATCAATCCTGCCTACTCTGGTAGTCATGGATTATTTACTGCTACTGCAAACATTCGTAGTCAGTGGGCTGGTGAAGCTGGTAGCCCAGAAACACAGACCTTATCAATTCACGGAGCTACTGATAAAAATGTAGGTTTAGGTTTGTCTATTGTAAATGATAAAGTGTTTGTATTAAAAGAAACTGATATCTATGCAGATTTCTCCTATTCTATTTATCCAAATGAAAATTCTACGCTTGCTTTTGGATTAAAAGCTGGAGGTAGTTTTCTAGATGTAAATTTATTAGAACTCGGTATTGAAAATGACAATTTGTTTAGTGAAAACATTAATGAATTTAACCCTAATATGGGAGCGGGTGTGTTTTACTATACAGATCGCTTTTTTGCAAGCTTATCTACCGTAAACATTTTAAAAAGCAAGCATTACGATAAAAGCAGTACGGTAGTTTCTAGTGCTTCAGATGAAATGATATTTTATATATCTTCTGGATATGTGTTTGACTTAGGAGATTCATTTAAACTAAGACCTTCTTTTATGTTAAGAGCGGTAAATGATTCTCCACTTTCAACAGATATTTCTGCTAGCATTTTGTGGCTTGATAAATTAGAATTTGGTATCTCACATAGAATTGATGAATCTGTCTCTGGTCTTTTTCAACTTAGATTGACAGACAATTTAAAAGTTGGATATACTTACGATGCGATTACAAATAACCTTTCTAATTATAATAATGGATCGCACGAGTTTTCTATTATTTTAAACCTTAATAAAAACAAAAGAAATGATCATAAAAGACAACCACCTCTTTATTGGATGAAGAAACAACATTCTGAAGATATTTTGGAATTAAAAAATCCTGAAAAAGAAAATTAG